The genomic region GGGTCAGGGTGCTGAAGTCGAACCGCCGCACCTTGATCACCACCGTCCGCCCCGACCGCCCGGCGGCCCTGAGACGGCGCACGCAGCGGGCGGTCAGCTCGTCCAGCTCGTGCAGGATCCGATCGCGATCGGCCAGGTCCACCTCGTAGGTGTCCTCCACCGAGACCGACTTGGCGTCCCGGTCCGGTACCACCTCGCGCTCGTCCAGGCCGCGGGCCATCAGCGACACGCCGGCGCCGTGGGCCTTGCCGAGCAGGCGCATCAACTCGTCCTCGGACTGCTCGGCGACCTCCGCCACGGTGAGCAGCCCGGCCCGGCGCAACGCCTGCTCGGTGGCCGGACCGACCCCGGGCAGCGCCCGCACCGACATCGGGCCGAGCACCGCGCGCTCCTGACCCGGCGTCACCAGCACCAGGCCGTTGGGCTTGGCCTGCTCGGAGGCGATCTTGGCCATCAGCTTCGAGCCGGCCGCGCCGATCGAGGCGGTCAGCGCGGTGCGCTCCTCGATGTCGGCGCGCAGGTCCTGGGCGATCGCCTGGACCAGCTCGGCCCCCTCGGCGGGGGTCGCGGCGGCCAGCGCCGGACCGTACGGGCCGGCCTCGAGGTCCACATAGGCCTCGTCCACGCTCAGTTGCTCGACCAGCGGGGAGAGTTCCCGGATCATCGCCATCACCTGCTCGCTGACCTCGCGGTAGGCGACGAACCGCGGCCACAGGTAGGCGGCATTCGGACAGAGCCGGCGGGCCACCGCGGTGGCCATCGCCGACCGCACCCCGAAGACCCGCGCCTCGTAGGAGCAGGTGGAGACCACCCCGCGCAGGCCGAGCCCGCCGACGATCACCGGCTTGCCGCGCAGGCTCGGCTTGGCCGCCTGCTCCACCGAGGCGAAGAAGGCGTCCATGTCGAGGTGCAGGATGCTCGGCAGGGTGCGCACACTGCCGATCATCGCGCACCCGTCTGACAGTCCCTGCCAGGGTCTGTCCGGTCGATCTTGTCGGATCAGCGCGCGGCTCCCCCAGCCTTCGGCCGGGAGGGGCCCCCATTCCGCGCCCGGGTGGGCGTGCGCCCGAGTCGACCTCGTACTGGGCCGTACTTGGGCGATTCGGGCGTGCGTCCAGCCGGGATGCCCGGCGTCGCGCGCCCGGCAAGATCGGCCGGACAGACCCTAGCTAGGGCGTGCGTGCGGCGTCCGCCAGCGCCTGTGCCACGCCCGGCTCGGTGGGGCCGAGCAGCGCCGGGTCGGGATGCAGCAGCGCGCTGAGCGCGGCCTTGCCGGCTCCTGGCAGCTCGCGCACCCCGCCGTAGTACCAGGTGGCGTCGTGCGGCTCGGCCACCCCGACGGCGTACGAGTCGATCCCGGCCGCCCGGCACAGGCCGAGGGCCCGGCGGACGTGGAAGTCCTGGCTGACCAACACCGCATGGTCGACTCCGAAGATCCGTCGGGCCCGGGCGCAGGAGTCCCAGGTGTCGAAGCCCGCGTAGTCGCGCACCACCCGCACCGGCGGCACCCCGTGCCCGACCAGGTAGTCGTACATCGCGCCGGGCTCGTTGTAGCTGGTGCGGCCGTTGTCACCGGTGACCAGGATCGCCTGCACCTTGTGCGCCCGGTAGAGCTCCAGCGCGG from Kitasatospora azatica KCTC 9699 harbors:
- a CDS encoding DNA polymerase IV — translated: MRTLPSILHLDMDAFFASVEQAAKPSLRGKPVIVGGLGLRGVVSTCSYEARVFGVRSAMATAVARRLCPNAAYLWPRFVAYREVSEQVMAMIRELSPLVEQLSVDEAYVDLEAGPYGPALAAATPAEGAELVQAIAQDLRADIEERTALTASIGAAGSKLMAKIASEQAKPNGLVLVTPGQERAVLGPMSVRALPGVGPATEQALRRAGLLTVAEVAEQSEDELMRLLGKAHGAGVSLMARGLDEREVVPDRDAKSVSVEDTYEVDLADRDRILHELDELTARCVRRLRAAGRSGRTVVIKVRRFDFSTLTRSETLRGPTDDERVIAATARRLAAQVNLTGGIRLLGVGVSQLAEYTQEDLFAHAAEAEAAEAEAAEAEIAAQADADSSGPEPEPAAEPLPTASAAQPVRWRIWLPGQDVTHEEYGPGWVQGSGVGRVTVRFETPYSPPGRVRTFPVDDAALTPSDPLPLRQRPE
- a CDS encoding SanA/YdcF family protein is translated as MRVTSVLRGRRRQRRAFQGLLLLCSLALVPSTWLFCADSSRIRTVADVPAEPVAVVFGAGVVGTEPSAYLAHRLDAALELYRAHKVQAILVTGDNGRTSYNEPGAMYDYLVGHGVPPVRVVRDYAGFDTWDSCARARRIFGVDHAVLVSQDFHVRRALGLCRAAGIDSYAVGVAEPHDATWYYGGVRELPGAGKAALSALLHPDPALLGPTEPGVAQALADAARTP